One Vigna unguiculata cultivar IT97K-499-35 chromosome 7, ASM411807v1, whole genome shotgun sequence genomic region harbors:
- the LOC114189939 gene encoding ribosomal lysine N-methyltransferase 3 → MASRRLRTFKRWMKSKGFQWSDTLEFVDTPDEGIAMRALCQLEEGDVVAKMPKEACLTTKTSGACEIIEEAGLDGHLGLAFAIMYERSLGEDSPWYGYLQLLPYQECVPIVWTLNEVNELLCGTELHQTVQEDKALIYEDWKENILPLLDLAPLKLNPKFFDLEQYFAAKSLISSRSFEIDDYHGFGMVPLADLFNHKTGAEDVHFTAMSSNYESGSDVDGSNNDEGIVKEEEALAQNSSTDMIASIDPNVGNSIDSDLESSSVSEDDTSMLEMIMIKDVSSGTEVFNTYGLLGNAALLHRYGFTEQDNSYDIVNIDMELVLQWCSSAFSDRHSRARVSLWRRLGYSACGSQDSEYFEISFDGEPQIELLILLHIMLLLDDAYQKLDLSVSVAGNCPESNGGTTHLNGNIFPNEAFNMSKKSLLPKRVCDALLSLADMRESLYGLNSLEDDIEALERCSLARERKLYHSLVLRINERKILQKLRNYASQPFEINEHSSPRKKLKRTTKKTG, encoded by the exons ATGGCTTCCAG GCGTTTGAGGACATTCAAGCGGTGGATGAAATCGAAGGGTTTCCAGTGGAGCGATACATTGGAGTTTGTGGATACACCTGACGAGGGAATAGCGATGAGAGCTTTGTGCCAGTTGGAGGAAGGTGATGTTGTGGCCAAAATGCCAAAAGAAGCTTGCCTCACCACCAAGACTAGTGGGGCATGTGAGATCATTGAAGAGGCTGGTTTGGATGGTCATTTGGGGCTAGCATTTGCCATCATGTATGAGAGAAGCTTGGGTGAGGACTCACCTTGGTATGGATACCTTCAACTCTTGCCTTACCAAGAATGCGTGCCAATTGTTTGGACCCTCAATGAAGTAAACGAGCTTTTGTGTGGTACTGAGCTTCACCAG ACAGTGCAAGAAGACAAGGCTCTGATTTACGAGGACTGGAAAGAGAATATTCTCCCCCTATTGGATTTAGCACCTTTAAAGCTAAACCCGAAATTCTTTGACCTAGAACAATACTTTGCTGCGAAAAGTCTTATATCGTCACGATCCTTTGAGATTGATGATTACCATGGTTTTGGCATGGTTCCTTTGGCAGATCT ATTCAATCATAAAACAGGTGCAGAAGATGTGCATTTCACTGCTATGTCCTCTAATTATGAATCAGGTAGTGATGTTGATGGTAGTAATAATGATGAGGGCATTGTTAAGGAAGAAGAAGCATTGGCTCAAAATTCCTCTACGGATATGATTGCATCAATTGATCCTAATGTTGGAAACAGCATTGATAGTGATTTGGAGAGTTCTTCAGTTAGCGAGGATGATACTTCTATGTTGGAGatgattatgataaaagatgtCAGTAGTGGAACTGAG GTATTTAATACTTATGGGCTATTGGGTAATGCTGCTTTGCTTCATAGATATGGATTTACCGAGCAAGACAATTCCTATGATATTGTAAACATAGACATGGAGCTGGTACTTCAATGGTGCTCTTCAGCTTTTTCTGACCGCCACAGTAGAGCAAGAGTTTCCCTTTGGAGAAGGTTAGGCTATTCCGCGTGTGGCAGCCAAGACTCTGAATATTTTGAGATCTCATTTGACGGAGAACCACAAATTGAACTCCTCATTTTACTACACATCATGTTATTGCTAGATGATGCTTACCAAAAGTTAGACCTATCGGTATCAGTTGCTGGGAATTGTCCTGAATCAAATGGTGGAACTACCCATCTGAATGGTAATATCTTCCCCAACGAAGCATTTAACATGAGCAAGAAATCCTTGCTGCCTAAAAGGGTTTGTGATGCTTTGTTGTCGCTTGCTGACATGAGGGAGAGTCTCTATGGTTTGAACTCACTGGAAGATGATATTGAAGCATTGGAAAGGTGTAGTTTAGCTAGAGAGAGGAAGCTGTATCATTCTTTGGTGTTGCGCATCAATGAAAGGAAGATTCTTCAAAAGCTCAGAAATTATGCTTCACAGCCATTTGAAATCAATGAGCATAGTTCACCTAggaagaaattgaaaagaacAACAAAGAAAACGGGGTGA
- the LOC114192554 gene encoding zinc-finger homeodomain protein 2-like — translation MESNNLHSDQRADKKKIRYTECLKNHAAAIGGNATDGCGEFIADGEEGTLEALRCSACNCHRNFHRKEIESSDSYSNPLMIVPDTTQIVPILAQLSPHKSGSISPSDVSDEKDCEDGVTKEEGNNATEKVKKRFRTKFTQEQKEKMFVFAERAGWRIQKLDESVVQKFCQEIGIKRRVLKVWIHNNKNTFAKRNPSTS, via the coding sequence ATGGAGTCAAACAATTTGCATAGTGATCAAAGGgcagataaaaagaaaataagatacaCGGAATGTCTGAAGAACCATGCAGCTGCAATTGGTGGCAATGCAACTGATGGGTGTGGCGAGTTCATTGCTGATGGAGAAGAAGGAACGCTTGAGGCTCTCAGATGCTCGGCTTGTAACTGCCACAGAAACTTCCACAGAAAAGAGATAGAGTCTTCTGATTCCTATTCCAATCCTCTGATGATTGTTCCTGACACTACTCAGATAGTGCCCATTTTGGCTCAGTTATCTCCTCACAAAAGTGGTTCAATTAGTCCTTCTGATGTGTCTGATGAGAAGGACTGTGAAGACGGGGTGACAAAGGAGGAGGGAAATAATGCAACTGAAAAGGTGAAGAAGAGGTTTAGAACCAAGTTCACACAAGAACAAAAGGAGAAGATGTTCGTTTTTGCAGAAAGAGCAGGGTGGAGAATACAGAAGCTAGATGAATCTGTGGTGCAGAAGTTTTGCCAAGAGATTGGAATCAAAAGAAGAGTCCTCAAAGTGTGGATTCACAATAACAAGAACACTTTTGCCAAGAGAAATCCCTCCACTAGCTAG
- the LOC114190073 gene encoding peroxidase 47-like: MLYKSCVRPSKVIMANFVTVLLLIEVFAYGLRYGADGLNMNYYLMTCPFVEPVVKNTVNRALLQDPTLAAALIRMHFHDCFIQGCDGSVLIDSTKDNTAEKDSPGNLSLRGFEVIDAIKEELEIQCPGVVSCADILAMAARDAVFFAGGPVYDIPKGRKDGRRSKFEDTINLPFPTFNASELIRSFGQRGFSAQEMVALSGAHTLGVASCGTFKNRLSQVDPTLDTEFAKTLARTCSSGDNAKQPFDATSKDFDNVYFNALLRRNGVLTSDQTLYTSPKTRNFVNAYAFNQAMFFFDFQQAMVKMGLLDVKDSYNGEVRQNCRKIN, encoded by the exons ATGTTGTATAAATCATGTGTGAGGCCTTCAAAGGTGATCATGGCAAACTTTGTTACAGTGCTTTTGCTAATTGAAGTGTTTGCATATGGCTTGAGATACGGTGCAGATGGCTTGAACATGAACTACTACTTGATGACTTGTCCTTTCGTTGAACCTGTTGTTAAGAACACTGTCAACAGAGCTTTGCTGCAAGATCCCACTCTCGCAGCTGCTCTTATCAGAATGCACTTTCATGACTGCTTCATTCAG GGATGTGATGGCTCGGTTTTGATTGACTCCACTAAGGATAATACAGCAGAAAAGGATTCTCCAGGAAATTTGAGCCTGCGAGGCTTCGAAGTCATAGATGCTATCAAAGAAGAGCTTGAAATTCAATGCCCTGGTGTGGTTTCATGCGCTGATATTCTCGCCATGGCTGCTAGAGATGCAGTTTTCTTT GCAGGAGGACCAGTATATGACATACCTAAAGGAAGAAAAGATGGAAGAAGATCCAAATTTGAAGATACTATCAATTTACCATTCCCTACTTTCAATGCCTCTGAGCTCATTAGGTCATTTGGTCAACGTGGTTTTTCTGCACAAGAGATGGTGGCTCTCTCTG GGGCTCATACACTGGGAGTGGCAAGTTGTGGTACTTTCAAGAACCGGTTGAGCCAAGTGGATCCAACTTTGGACACAGAATTTGCGAAGACACTTGCGAGAACATGCAGTTCTGGGGACAACGCAAAGCAACCGTTCGATGCGACGAGTAAAGATTTTGACAACGTTTACTTCAACGCTTTGTTGAGGAGAAACGGGGTTCTTACATCAGACCAGACACTGTACACTAGCCCCAAAACCAGGAACTTTGTGAACGCTTATGCATTCAACCAAGCCATGTTCTTTTTCGATTTCCAGCAAGCAATGGTGAAGATGGGTCTGCTTGATGTCAAAGACAGTTACAATGGTGAAGTACGACAAAATTGTCGCAAAATAAACTGA